AGATATATGTAATGCTCATTTCTATTTTTTCTATTTTTATCCCAAACATTATTAACATACGTCAGAACGGCACCAAGAAAGCCCAGCGCTATATCCCTCAGCGGTGGTGCAAATAATCTTAATTTCGAGTCACTAACATCCTCAGTGCTTAAGAATCCCCTCACGTTTGCCGGTAACTCCGCAACAAATACCTTAGGCAGTGTATTAAGTTTGGGTACATTCGCATTCCATAGCCTGTCATTTCCGAGGATTGAAGAAACTATTTCTAATACAATATCGCCACTTATTGCGCTTGCTCTTTCAATTTTAAATGTAATACCCACCTCATCTTCAATGAATTTTATTATATTACCGAGTGGACCACTTCTGAGGTCTTTTCCCTGTAAGTCATTCCACATTAAAGGTAGTTTAACATTATTTATGTCCTTCCTTTGCCTCAATGCGTTTACAAAATCCATCAAATAGTTCATGTCAGTAGATATGGCTGTCGCGTTTTTCTTAAACCACCCCAGCGTCGTGTATTCCCAGGTGGTCATTAAGACCACCTTAGTAGGGCGTACTTATTGCCGTACTTAACTACCTTATAACTCGGGCTGGGGTCTGATACCTCGATTCCTTCCTCGGCAAATACGTATTCGCCTATCTTCGGCCTCCCACCGCAGTACGTACTATCGTCGCGTAGGTCAGGGAACATTAAAACGTCGTAGTTATGGCTGCTTATTCTCGCTGCACTCTTTGGGAGGTAGCTGTGAATTATTAATCGTTCAGGACTCTCCACATTAACTTCACTAACCTCTAAGACGCTTACCAGCCCCTCCTTCTTCCCAAGTCTGACTATACCCCACGCACTTTTCTTTAACTCGTTAAACCACTCATCATTTACCGCATATATGGCAATGAGTTCATTAATGTATGATAAACCCATGTAACCCACCGTATATGGCTCCTCTTTAATTTCTCTTCTCCAATTAAATAACCTTAATAATGTATTAGTGATTGCAATCTTTCCAATAGGGATCGTGGTTGCATCAAGAACTATGTTGTCCCTAATCCATCCATAAACCGGAGAACATGATTTACCGCTAACTTCCTTGATCTCCTCATACTCGCCGGTTCTAAATGCATGTGCGAAGTATAATGCACCGATTAATGTTGATGGTGGTGGAAGTGGGTACGAACCGCCTGCCGTGCTCATGACTGGGTACTGGAAAGGCATACTCATTAGGGGTGGCTTCGAGAGGCTGGTTGATGAGGCTGAGAGGAATCTAACAGATGCCTTAAGCGTCGTATCAGATGTAATAGAGAACCCATTCATAGTGCCAGGTGGTGGTGCACCGGAGGTTGAGGCAGCTAAGGCAGTTAGGCAATTAGCGGCTAAGGTAAGTGGAAGGGAGCAGTACGCGATTGAAGCATTCGCCAATGCGTTAGAGGCAGTACCTAAGACGCTTGCGGAGAATGCGGGCCTTGATGCAGTAGATATCTTGACTGAACTTAGGCACATGCATGAGAGTAGGGAGGATGGGTGGAAGTACGGT
The genomic region above belongs to Caldivirga sp. and contains:
- the cas5a gene encoding type I-A CRISPR-associated protein Cas5a; amino-acid sequence: MSTAGGSYPLPPPSTLIGALYFAHAFRTGEYEEIKEVSGKSCSPVYGWIRDNIVLDATTIPIGKIAITNTLLRLFNWRREIKEEPYTVGYMGLSYINELIAIYAVNDEWFNELKKSAWGIVRLGKKEGLVSVLEVSEVNVESPERLIIHSYLPKSAARISSHNYDVLMFPDLRDDSTYCGGRPKIGEYVFAEEGIEVSDPSPSYKVVKYGNKYALLRWS